Within the Rhizobium grahamii genome, the region GCAAAAAACAGTGTCAAGCAAAAAATTAAAAACCAATGAGGCGGCGGCTTTCATCGGGAAATCGGCGAGCTGGCTCAACAAAAGCAGGATGAACGGCAATGGTCCCGTCTATCTTAAAATAGACGGGAGCGTCCGTTACCTCCTCGCCGACCTTGAAGCATTCCTCGCAGGGAAACGCCGAACAGCGGTCTACGATTTTGCCAATGACAATGACCGTGCGAGGGCCGCATGAAGATAAACCTGATCAGCGAAGACTACCCCGAAGGCCTTATCGTCCACTGGCCGGCCGCGCCTGGCACCGGCGACACCGTTTCATTCCGCTACCCCGGCGGGACAAGCGTGTGGAAGGTGGAGTCGGTCGAATATGAGGCCAACAGCGAGCACCGGCTAACTGGTGTAACAGTGCACCTACAACAGTAGGTCGCCACCCGGAGACATCATGCAAATCATT harbors:
- a CDS encoding DNA-binding protein — translated: MSSKKLKTNEAAAFIGKSASWLNKSRMNGNGPVYLKIDGSVRYLLADLEAFLAGKRRTAVYDFANDNDRARAA